One part of the Vitis riparia cultivar Riparia Gloire de Montpellier isolate 1030 chromosome 6, EGFV_Vit.rip_1.0, whole genome shotgun sequence genome encodes these proteins:
- the LOC117916960 gene encoding protein SRC2-like, with translation MKVYAKLSITGNSRTERTSPVDTKGETNPAWNFTTGYTIGKKAVEYQGIMLVIKLYCSRTLGDWYIGEVSVSFKDLFDGAVATGCSTTVSYPVKKGAVDSKGVLKFSHSFGDIVIVEVAFGGGLDDLDISFSGEDVLIDVDVLVDSSGSSQVPKN, from the coding sequence ATGAAAGTCTACGCCAAGCTTTCAATTACAGGCAATTCCCGAACAGAGAGAACAAGTCCGGTGGACACAAAGGGGGAGACCAACCCTGCATGGAACTTCACCACTGGATACACAATAGGCAAGAAGGCAGTTGAATACCAAGGCATCATGCTTGTTATCAAGTTGTATTGCAGCCGCACACTAGGAGACTGGTACATTGGAGAGGTAAGCGTATCTTTCAAGGACCTGTTTGACGGGGCAGTGGCCACCGGATGCAGCACTACTGTGAGTTACCCAGTGAAAAAGGGTGCAGTAGATTCAaagggagtgttgaaattttcGCACTCGTTCGGGGATATAGTGATTGTAGAGGTGGCCTTTGGAGGAGGCCTTGATGATCTGGATATTTCCTTCTCTGGAGAAGATGTTCTGATTGATGTAGATGTCCTGGTTGATAGTTCAGGAAGTTCCCAGGTTCCCAAGAATTAG